In Ignavibacteriota bacterium, one genomic interval encodes:
- a CDS encoding T9SS type A sorting domain-containing protein — protein MYGEQQIKNKIFALTPEIGHSFWPTLNEIIPIAKENLYSNLVYAWGPGIIEDLPFPPTVKIDKKYLNPINDSLNIFVNNLNMDNPAFNAYAQIVNDNDSVINEIELTKIDSFTYSWLLNLENEEFYNLRIKQQGTDIPYNLYSKNSKITTAGPLVIENISITTDGLGWATIKPIIKNMGKVKEVKNVSISIVTKDSIIIESYPKNLLLYDIKAGAISNLDKVFTINYDINKFKDIFNLKFEISSNDIVYWIDSSETIITGNVNNEINQISFNLEQNYPNPFNPTTIINYSIPFSNMVKLSVYDLLGREVKILVNKYQSKGNYDVIFDASNFSSGIYIYKLVMGRFIMTKKMIFIK, from the coding sequence ATGTATGGTGAACAACAGATTAAAAATAAAATTTTTGCTCTAACTCCGGAAATTGGACACTCTTTTTGGCCTACATTAAATGAAATTATTCCTATAGCAAAAGAGAATCTATATTCCAATTTAGTATATGCTTGGGGACCCGGAATTATTGAAGATTTACCTTTTCCACCTACAGTTAAAATTGATAAAAAATATCTAAATCCAATTAATGATTCACTCAATATTTTTGTAAACAATCTAAATATGGATAATCCAGCGTTCAATGCATATGCACAGATTGTAAATGATAATGACTCAGTAATAAATGAAATTGAATTAACAAAAATAGATTCATTCACTTATAGCTGGTTACTAAATCTTGAAAATGAAGAATTTTATAATTTAAGAATTAAGCAGCAAGGAACTGATATTCCATATAATCTATATTCTAAAAATTCCAAAATTACAACGGCTGGACCGCTTGTTATTGAAAATATTTCAATAACTACGGACGGATTAGGATGGGCAACTATAAAACCGATTATTAAAAATATGGGAAAAGTAAAAGAAGTAAAAAATGTTTCAATTAGTATTGTAACTAAAGATTCAATTATCATTGAAAGCTATCCTAAAAATTTACTTTTATATGATATTAAAGCTGGTGCTATAAGTAATTTAGATAAAGTATTTACCATCAATTACGACATAAATAAATTCAAAGATATATTTAATTTGAAATTTGAAATAAGTTCTAATGATATTGTATATTGGATTGACTCTAGTGAAACAATAATTACAGGAAATGTTAATAATGAAATTAATCAAATATCATTTAATTTAGAGCAAAATTATCCAAATCCTTTTAATCCAACAACAATTATAAATTATTCAATACCATTTAGTAACATGGTGAAGTTAAGTGTGTATGATTTATTAGGAAGAGAAGTTAAAATTTTAGTGAATAAATATCAAAGCAAAGGAAATTATGATGTAATATTTGATGCATCAAATTTTTCAAGTGGAATATATATTTATAAATTAGTAATGGGCAGGTTTATAATGACTAAAAAGATGATATTTATTAAGTGA
- a CDS encoding DinB family protein: MKKNKINPMPEYFDRYINLVDDIELDQAFEKSIEQLRKLDINQLSQLKGKRYLPDKWTVNDIFQHIIDVERILCVGVLRFARNESKYVISFDEDELSKNAKAEKKIIIDLIDELIIVRKSTISLYKSFDYSDYFKTGINWKHEISILAMGFNIIGHQIHHINFIENKYYPLIQY; encoded by the coding sequence ATGAAGAAAAATAAAATAAATCCAATGCCAGAATATTTTGATAGATATATCAATTTAGTTGACGATATTGAGTTGGACCAAGCTTTTGAAAAAAGCATAGAGCAGTTAAGAAAATTAGATATTAATCAACTATCTCAACTAAAAGGGAAAAGATATTTACCAGACAAATGGACAGTAAATGATATTTTTCAACACATAATTGATGTTGAGAGAATATTATGTGTAGGTGTATTAAGATTTGCTAGAAATGAAAGTAAATATGTAATATCTTTCGATGAGGATGAACTTTCAAAAAATGCAAAAGCAGAAAAAAAAATAATTATAGATTTGATTGACGAATTAATTATTGTTAGAAAATCAACAATATCACTATATAAAAGTTTTGATTATTCTGATTATTTCAAGACTGGCATCAATTGGAAACATGAAATAAGTATTTTGGCTATGGGGTTCAATATAATTGGACATCAAATTCATCATATTAATTTTATTGAAAATAAATACTATCCGTTAATCCAGTATTAA